A genomic region of Vitis vinifera cultivar Pinot Noir 40024 chromosome 7, ASM3070453v1 contains the following coding sequences:
- the LOC100267588 gene encoding beta-glucosidase 11 isoform X1: protein MVGHRFCLSLFFLLALAVTAFSTLEFSRDDFPPEFIFGSGTSAYQVEGAAFQDGRTPSIWDTFTHAGSAHGATGDIACDEYHKYKEDVRLMVETGLDAYRFSISWSRLIPYGRGPVNPKGLSYYNNLINELISHGIQPHVTLCHSDLPQALEDEYGGWLSRKILKDFTVYADVCFREFGDRVLYWTTVNEGNTFVSGGYDVGITPPQRCSTPFGNCTEGNSSSEPYIAAHHILLAHASVVKLYWKKYQNKQHGFIGINVFAMWFVPLTNTTEDIIATQRAQDFYLGWIFGALVFGDYPEIVKKRAGTRIPAFTIQESKQVKGSFDFIGINHYFTTYIKNNREMLKMDQRDFSADVAVDMIPIQDDSPPDQFSVLPWGLQQLLEYFKRVYGNPPIYIHENGQRTQRNSTLNDTGRVKYLQGYIGGLLDAVRNGSNVKGYFIWSFLDVLELLDGYESSYGLYYVDLDDPDLKRYPKLSAHWYSGFLKGRNITPDGPIEIQMNKTPLSDA, encoded by the exons ATGGTGGGGCATAGATTCtgtctctctctgttttttctgCTAGCTTTAGCAGTTACAGCCTTCAGCACCCTGGAGTTTAGCAGGGATGACTTCCCACCTGAATTCATTTTTGGGTCTGGTACTTCTGCTTATCAG GTCGAGGGAGCAGCATTCCAAGATGGGAGGACCCCTAGCATTTGGGACACTTTTACTCATGCTG GAAGTGCCCATGGAGCTACTGGGGACATAGCATGTGATGAGTATCACAAATACAAG GAAGATGTCCGACTTATGGTGGAGACAGGCCTAGATGCCTACAGATTCTCTATCTCATGGTCTCGACTCATCCCAT ATGGAAGAGGCCCTGTCAATCCAAAGGGTTTATCATATTACAACAACCTCATCAATGAACTTATTAGTCATG GAATCCAACCACATGTTACTTTATGCCATAGTGATCTACCACAGGCGCTTGAAGATGAGTATGGGGGATGGCTTAGTCGAAAGATTTT GAAAGACTTCACCGTATATGCTGATGTATGTTTCCGAGAATTTGGCGACAGGGTTTTGTACTGGACCACTGTGAATGAGGGCAATACATTTGTTTCTGGTGGTTATGATGTTGGAATCACCCCACCTCAACGATGCTCTACCCCATTTGGAAACTGTACTGAAGGCAACTCTTCCTCTGAGCCATACATTGCTGCACATCATATCTTGTTGGCACATGCATCAGTTGTAAAATTGTACTGGAAAAAGTATCAG AACAAGCAACATGGATTCATAGGGATCAATGTCTTTGCTATGTGGTTTGTTCCTCTAACAAACACAACAGAAGATATAATTGCTACTCAAAGAGCCCAAGATTTCTATCTTGGATG GATTTTTGGTGCCTTAGTGTTTGGAGACTATCCTGAAATAGTGAAGAAGAGAGCGGGAACAAGAATTCCAGCCTTTACCATTCAAGAATCCAAACAAGTAAAGGGTTCATTTGACTTCATAGGAATAAACCATTACTTCACTACATACATCAAAAACAACCGTGAGATGCTGAAGATGGATCAAAGAGACTTCAGCGCAGATGTTGCTGTAGACATGATAC CTATACAAGATGATTCACCACCAGATCAG TTTTCTGTTCTGCCCTGGGGTTTGCAACAATTGCTGGAATATTTCAAGCGAGTTTATGGCAATCCTCCAATCTACATCCACGAAAatg GTCAACGAACACAACGCAACTCAACATTGAATGACACAGGAAGGGTGAAATACTTGCAAGGTTACATTGGAGGGTTGCTTGATGCAGTAAG GAATGGATCCAATGTAAAAGGATATTTCATATGGTCATTCTTAGATGTATTGGAGCTGTTGGATGGCTATGAATCAAGCTATGGTCTGTACTATGTAGATTTAGATGACCCTGATTTGAAACGATACCCTAAGCTCTCTGCACATTGGTACTCTGGTTTTTTGAAGGGAAGAAACATCACTCCAGATGGGCCCATTGAAATTCAGATGAATAAAACACCTCTTTCTGATGCTTGA
- the LOC100267588 gene encoding beta-glucosidase 11 isoform X2: MVGHRFCLSLFFLLALAVTAFSTLEFSRDDFPPEFIFGSGTSAYQVEGAAFQDGRTPSIWDTFTHAGSAHGATGDIACDEYHKYKEDVRLMVETGLDAYRFSISWSRLIPYGRGPVNPKGLSYYNNLINELISHGIQPHVTLCHSDLPQALEDEYGGWLSRKILKDFTVYADVCFREFGDRVLYWTTVNEGNTFVSGGYDVGITPPQRCSTPFGNCTEGNSSSEPYIAAHHILLAHASVVKLYWKKYQNKQHGFIGINVFAMWFVPLTNTTEDIIATQRAQDFYLGWIFGALVFGDYPEIVKKRAGTRIPAFTIQESKQVKGSFDFIGINHYFTTYIKNNREMLKMDQRDFSADVAVDMIPIQDDSPPDQFSVLPWGLQQLLEYFKRVYGNPPIYIHENGLSLSLSLSLSLSLLLTPIVFPLENSGSSGPWCCRLAPVNEHNATQH, encoded by the exons ATGGTGGGGCATAGATTCtgtctctctctgttttttctgCTAGCTTTAGCAGTTACAGCCTTCAGCACCCTGGAGTTTAGCAGGGATGACTTCCCACCTGAATTCATTTTTGGGTCTGGTACTTCTGCTTATCAG GTCGAGGGAGCAGCATTCCAAGATGGGAGGACCCCTAGCATTTGGGACACTTTTACTCATGCTG GAAGTGCCCATGGAGCTACTGGGGACATAGCATGTGATGAGTATCACAAATACAAG GAAGATGTCCGACTTATGGTGGAGACAGGCCTAGATGCCTACAGATTCTCTATCTCATGGTCTCGACTCATCCCAT ATGGAAGAGGCCCTGTCAATCCAAAGGGTTTATCATATTACAACAACCTCATCAATGAACTTATTAGTCATG GAATCCAACCACATGTTACTTTATGCCATAGTGATCTACCACAGGCGCTTGAAGATGAGTATGGGGGATGGCTTAGTCGAAAGATTTT GAAAGACTTCACCGTATATGCTGATGTATGTTTCCGAGAATTTGGCGACAGGGTTTTGTACTGGACCACTGTGAATGAGGGCAATACATTTGTTTCTGGTGGTTATGATGTTGGAATCACCCCACCTCAACGATGCTCTACCCCATTTGGAAACTGTACTGAAGGCAACTCTTCCTCTGAGCCATACATTGCTGCACATCATATCTTGTTGGCACATGCATCAGTTGTAAAATTGTACTGGAAAAAGTATCAG AACAAGCAACATGGATTCATAGGGATCAATGTCTTTGCTATGTGGTTTGTTCCTCTAACAAACACAACAGAAGATATAATTGCTACTCAAAGAGCCCAAGATTTCTATCTTGGATG GATTTTTGGTGCCTTAGTGTTTGGAGACTATCCTGAAATAGTGAAGAAGAGAGCGGGAACAAGAATTCCAGCCTTTACCATTCAAGAATCCAAACAAGTAAAGGGTTCATTTGACTTCATAGGAATAAACCATTACTTCACTACATACATCAAAAACAACCGTGAGATGCTGAAGATGGATCAAAGAGACTTCAGCGCAGATGTTGCTGTAGACATGATAC CTATACAAGATGATTCACCACCAGATCAG TTTTCTGTTCTGCCCTGGGGTTTGCAACAATTGCTGGAATATTTCAAGCGAGTTTATGGCAATCCTCCAATCTACATCCACGAAAatggtctctctctctctctctccctctccctctctctctctctcttactcACACCGATAGTTTTTCCTTTGGAGAATAGTGGTTCAAGTGGACCATGGTGCTGCAGACTTGCCCCT GTCAACGAACACAACGCAACTCAACATTGA
- the LOC100267588 gene encoding beta-glucosidase 11 isoform X3: MVETGLDAYRFSISWSRLIPYGRGPVNPKGLSYYNNLINELISHGIQPHVTLCHSDLPQALEDEYGGWLSRKILKDFTVYADVCFREFGDRVLYWTTVNEGNTFVSGGYDVGITPPQRCSTPFGNCTEGNSSSEPYIAAHHILLAHASVVKLYWKKYQNKQHGFIGINVFAMWFVPLTNTTEDIIATQRAQDFYLGWIFGALVFGDYPEIVKKRAGTRIPAFTIQESKQVKGSFDFIGINHYFTTYIKNNREMLKMDQRDFSADVAVDMIPIQDDSPPDQFSVLPWGLQQLLEYFKRVYGNPPIYIHENGQRTQRNSTLNDTGRVKYLQGYIGGLLDAVRNGSNVKGYFIWSFLDVLELLDGYESSYGLYYVDLDDPDLKRYPKLSAHWYSGFLKGRNITPDGPIEIQMNKTPLSDA; encoded by the exons ATGGTGGAGACAGGCCTAGATGCCTACAGATTCTCTATCTCATGGTCTCGACTCATCCCAT ATGGAAGAGGCCCTGTCAATCCAAAGGGTTTATCATATTACAACAACCTCATCAATGAACTTATTAGTCATG GAATCCAACCACATGTTACTTTATGCCATAGTGATCTACCACAGGCGCTTGAAGATGAGTATGGGGGATGGCTTAGTCGAAAGATTTT GAAAGACTTCACCGTATATGCTGATGTATGTTTCCGAGAATTTGGCGACAGGGTTTTGTACTGGACCACTGTGAATGAGGGCAATACATTTGTTTCTGGTGGTTATGATGTTGGAATCACCCCACCTCAACGATGCTCTACCCCATTTGGAAACTGTACTGAAGGCAACTCTTCCTCTGAGCCATACATTGCTGCACATCATATCTTGTTGGCACATGCATCAGTTGTAAAATTGTACTGGAAAAAGTATCAG AACAAGCAACATGGATTCATAGGGATCAATGTCTTTGCTATGTGGTTTGTTCCTCTAACAAACACAACAGAAGATATAATTGCTACTCAAAGAGCCCAAGATTTCTATCTTGGATG GATTTTTGGTGCCTTAGTGTTTGGAGACTATCCTGAAATAGTGAAGAAGAGAGCGGGAACAAGAATTCCAGCCTTTACCATTCAAGAATCCAAACAAGTAAAGGGTTCATTTGACTTCATAGGAATAAACCATTACTTCACTACATACATCAAAAACAACCGTGAGATGCTGAAGATGGATCAAAGAGACTTCAGCGCAGATGTTGCTGTAGACATGATAC CTATACAAGATGATTCACCACCAGATCAG TTTTCTGTTCTGCCCTGGGGTTTGCAACAATTGCTGGAATATTTCAAGCGAGTTTATGGCAATCCTCCAATCTACATCCACGAAAatg GTCAACGAACACAACGCAACTCAACATTGAATGACACAGGAAGGGTGAAATACTTGCAAGGTTACATTGGAGGGTTGCTTGATGCAGTAAG GAATGGATCCAATGTAAAAGGATATTTCATATGGTCATTCTTAGATGTATTGGAGCTGTTGGATGGCTATGAATCAAGCTATGGTCTGTACTATGTAGATTTAGATGACCCTGATTTGAAACGATACCCTAAGCTCTCTGCACATTGGTACTCTGGTTTTTTGAAGGGAAGAAACATCACTCCAGATGGGCCCATTGAAATTCAGATGAATAAAACACCTCTTTCTGATGCTTGA
- the LOC100257320 gene encoding beta-glucosidase 11 translates to MEYKNNNEWAAQEVHWCEDKEKNTRCVSMAKNKLCFFSLFLVLNLAVTAFSSLKFSRDDFPLDFIFGSGTSAYQVEGAAFQDGRTPSIWDTFTHAGQSHGATGDITSDQYHKYKDDVKLMVETGLEAYRFSISWSRLIPNGRGPVNPKGLAYYNNLINELLSHGIQPHVTLFHSDTPQALEDEYEGWISRRIVKDFKEYADVCFREFGDRVLYWSTINEGNIFALGGYDIGITPPQRCSPPFGNCPKGNSPSEPYIAGHHILLAHASVTQLYREKYQDIQQGFIGTNVFAYWFVPLTNKTEDIIATQRAHDFFLGWFVHVLVFGDYPDIVKKRAGTRIPSFTEDESKQVKGSFDFIGINHYTSLHIKNNPMKLNMDYRDFNADVAADMIAIIDDTAPDQFPVLPWGLQQLLEYFKQVYGNPPIYIHENGQQTKRNTTLNDTGRVKYLQGYIGALLNAVRNGSNAKGYFTWSFLDVLELLDGYGSCFGLYYVDLDDPDLKRYPKLSAHWYSSFLKGENVSSDGAIGIEKNKTPVSSARSIQ, encoded by the exons ATGGAGTATAAGAATAATAATGAATGGGCAGCACAAGAAGTTCATTGGTGTGAGGATAAGGAGAAGAATACTAGGTGTGTGAGCATGGCGAAGAATAAACTctgttttttctctctatttcttgtGCTAAATTTAGCAGTTACAGCCTTCAGCTCCCTCAAGTTTAGCAGAGATGACTTCCCACTAGACTTCATCTTTGGGTCTGGAACCTCTGCTTATCAG GTTGAAGGAGCAGCATTCCAAGATGGGAGGACCCCTAGTATCTGGGATACCTTTACTCATGCTG GGCAATCCCATGGAGCTACTGGAGACATAACTTCTGATCAGTATCACAAATACAAA GATGATGTCAAACTCATGGTTGAGACAGGCCTAGAAGCCTACAGATTCTCCATTTCATGGTCTCGACTTATCCCAA ATGGAAGAGGACCTGTCAATCCAAAGGGTTTAGCTTATTACAACAACCTTATCAATGAACTTCTCAGCCATG GAATCCAGCCACATGTTACTTTATTCCACAGCGATACACCACAGGCTCTTGAAGATGAGTATGAGGGATGGATTAGTCGAAGGATTGT GAAAGACTTCAAGGAATATGCTGATGTATGCTTCAGAGAATTTGGTGATAGGGTTTTGTATTGGTCCACCATAAATGAGGGCAATATATTTGCTTTGGGTGGTTATGATATTGGAATCACGCCCCCTCAGCGATGCTCTCCCCCTTTCGGAAATTGTCCTAAAGGGAACTCCCCATCAGAGCCATACATTGCTGGACATCATATCTTGTTGGCACATGCATCAGTTACACAATTGTACAGGGAAAAGTATCAG GACATACAACAAGGTTTCATAGGGACGAATGTCTTTGCTTATTGGTTTGTTCCTCTAACAAACAAAACAGAAGATATCATTGCTACTCAAAGAGCCCATGATTTCTTTCTTGGTTG GTTTGTTCATGTCTTAGTGTTTGGAGACTATCCTGACATAGTGAAGAAGAGGGCAGGCACAAGAATTCCATCCTTCACTGAAGACGAATCCAAACAGGTCAAGGGTTCATTTGACTTCATAGGGATAAACCATTACACCTCACTACACATCAAGAATAACCCCATGAAGCTGAATATGGATTACAGAGACTTTAATGCAGATGTGGCTGCGGACATGATAG CTATAATAGATGATACAGCACCAGATCAG TTTCCTGTTCTGCCCTGGGGTTTGCAACAATTGCTGGAATATTTCAAGCAAGTTTATGGCAATCCTCCAATCTACATCCATGAAAatg GTCAACAGACAAAACGCAACACAACATTGAATGACACAGGAAGGGTGAAATATTTGCAGGGCTACATTGGGGCTTTGCTCAATGCAGTAAG GAATGGATCAAATGCAAAAGGGTATTTCACATGGTCATTCTTAGATGTATTGGAGTTATTGGACGGCTATGGATCATGCTTTGGCCTGTACTATGTAGATTTGGATGACCCAGATTTGAAACGATATCCTAAGCTATCTGCACATTGGTACTCTAGCTTTTTGAAGGGAGAAAACGTCAGTTCAGATGGGGCCATTGGAATTGAGAAGAATAAAACTCCTGTTTCTAGTGCTCGATCAATTCAGTAG
- the LOC109122876 gene encoding beta-glucosidase 11-like, producing MARDGPLFSLFLVLNFMVTAFSTLKFSRDDFPPDFIFGSGASAYQVEGAAFQDGRTPSIWDTFTHAGNVHGDTGDIACDEYHKYKEDVKLMVDTGLDAYRFSISWSRIIPDGRGPVNPKGLAYYNNLINELINHGIQPHVTLFHIDLPQVLEDEYGGWGFVRIIINRKHKTLIGLKNREKRRKRTVCENLSLYFGSDSCCMFVDALVFGDHPDMVKKRAGTRIPAFTKQESKQVKGIFDFIGINHYNTVPSIKNNPEKLKIMKMWA from the exons ATGGCAAGGGATGGACcccttttctctctatttcttgtGCTAAATTTCATGGTTACAGCCTTCAGCACCCTCAAGTTTAGCAGAGATGACTTCCCACCTGACTTCATTTTTGGGTCTGGCGCCTCTGCTTAccaa GTTGAGGGAGCAGCATTCCAAGATGGAAGGACTCCTAGCATTTGGGACACATTTACTCATGCTG GGAATGTTCATGGAGATACTGGGGATATAGCATGTGATGAGTATCATAAATACAAG GAAGATGTCAAACTCATGGTGGACACAGGCCTAGATGCCTATAGATTCTCCATTTCCTGGTCTCGAATTATCCCAG ATGGAAGAGGACCTGTCAATCCCAAGGGTTTAGCTTACTACAACAACCTAATCAATGAACTTATTAATCATG GAATCCAACCGCATGTTACATTATTCCACATTGATCTACCACAGGTGCTTGAAGATGAGTATGGGGGCTGG GGTTTTGtaaggataataataaataggaaGCACAAGACGCTTATTGGCTTAAAGAACAGGGAAAAAAG aaggaaaagaacAGTGTGTGAGAACCTCAGCTTATATTTCGGGTCTGATTCCTGTTGCATGTTTGTCGATGCCTTGGTGTTTGGAGACCACCCTGACATGGTGAAGAAGAGAGCCGGCACAAGAATCCCAGCCTTCACTAAACAGGAATCCAAACAAGTCAAGGGTATCTTTGACTTCATAGGCATAAACCATTACAACACAGTACCATCCATCAAGAACAACCCTGAGAAgctgaaaataatgaagatgtGGGCGTAG
- the LOC100252190 gene encoding beta-glucosidase 11 has translation MEGSRLSFSLCLVLNLSVTAFSSLEFSRYDFPTDFIFGAGTSAYQVEGAAFQDGRTPSTWDTFAHAGHAHGATGDIACDEYHKYKEDVKLMVETGLDAYRFSISWSRLIPNGRGAVNPKGLEYYNNLINELIKHGIEPHVTLFHIDLPQVLEDEYEGWLSRRIVKDFTEFADVCFREFGDRVLHWTTLNEGNIFVLAGYDMGFIPPQRCSPPFGLTFCAKGNSSSEPYIAGHHLLLAHASAARLYKKKYQDKQHGFIGINIFAYWFAPLTNTTEDIIATQRAKDFYLGWFLDPLVSGDYPEIVKKNAGARIPAFTKNECKQVKGSFDFIGINHYLVVHIKDNPEKLKTDQRNFAADVGVDMIYALGPSGQFPVMPWGLQGVLEYFKQVYGNPPIYIHENGQQMKRNTTLNDTARVEYIQAYMGGLLDAIRNGSNARGYFIWSFLDVLEVTDGYKSSYGLYYVDLDDPDLKRYPKLSAHWYSGFLKGKNITPDEANDITKNKMALSNARPIQ, from the exons ATGGAGGGGAGTaggctctctttctctctatgtCTTGTGCTAAATTTATCAGTTACAGCCTTCAGCTCCCTCGAGTTCAGCAGATATGACTTCCCTACTGACTTCATTTTTGGGGCCGGTACCTCTGCTTACCag GTTGAGGGAGCAGCATTCCAAGATGGGAGGACTCCTAGTACTTGGGACACCTTTGCTCATGCTG GGCATGCACATGGAGCTACTGGGGACATAGCATGTGATGAGTATCACAAATACAAG GAGGATGTTAAACTCATGGTGGAAACAGGCCTAGATGCGTATCGATTCTCAATCTCATGGTCAAGGCTTATTCCAA ATGGAAGAGGAGCTGTCAATCCAAAAGGCTTAGAATATTACAATAATCTCATCAACGAACTAATCAAGCACG GAATTGAACCACATGTTACTCTATTCCATATTGATCTGCCGCAGGTGCTTGAAGATGAATATGAGGGATGGCTTAGTCGAAGGATTGT GAAAGATTTCACAGAATTTGCTGATGTGTGCTTTAGAGAATTTGGTGATAGGGTTTTACATTGGACTACCCTGAATGAAGGCAATATATTTGTTTTGGCTGGGTATGACATGGGGTTTATACCACCTCAGCGATGCTCTCCCCCATTTGGACTGACCTTTTGTGCTAAGGGTAACTCCTCATCAGAGCCATACATTGCTGGCCATCATCTCTTGTTAGCACATGCATCTGCTGCAAGATTGTACAAGAAAAAGTACCAG GACAAGCAACATGGATTCATAGGGATCAATATCTTTGCTTATTGGTTTGCTCCTCTAACAAACACCACGGAAGATATCATAGCTACTCAAAGAGCTAAAGATTTCTATCTTGGTTG GTTTCTTGACCCCTTAGTGTCTGGAGACTATCCTGAAATAGTGAAGAAGAATGCAGGTGCTAGAATTCCAGCCTTCACCAAAAATGAATGCAAACAAGTCAAGGGTTCATTCGACTTCATAGGAATAAACCATTACCTGGTTGTACACATCAAGGACAACCCTGAGAAGCTGAAGACGGATCAAAGAAACTTCGCAGCAGATGTGGGTGTGGACATGATAT ATGCTCTAGGCCCGTCAGGTCAG TTTCCTGTTATGCCCTGGGGTCTGCAAGGAGTGCTGGAATATTTCAAGCAAGTTTATGGCAACCCTCCAATCTACATCCATGAAAATG GTCAACAGATGAAAAGGAACACAACATTGAACGACACTGCAAGGGTGGAATATATACAGGCCTACATGGGGGGTTTGCTTGATGCAATAAG GAATGGATCAAATGCAAGAGGGTACTTCATATGGTCATTCTTGGATGTACTCGAGGTAACAGATGGCTATAAATCAAGCTATGGCCTCTACTATGTAGATTTGGATGACCCAGATTTGAAACGATATCCTAAGCTCTCTGCACATTGGTACTCTGgttttttgaagggaaaaaacaTCACTCCAGATGAGGCCAATGACATTACCAAGAATAAAATGGCTCTTTCTAATGCTCGACCCATTCAGTAG